In Vigna unguiculata cultivar IT97K-499-35 chromosome 3, ASM411807v1, whole genome shotgun sequence, a single genomic region encodes these proteins:
- the LOC114175440 gene encoding uncharacterized protein LOC114175440 yields MSHHHSSSSSCCNSWGQPSYGGSYIRGSKGMGLIPICKCGEVAMLRVARTLKNNGRQFWGCSKFKSATCSDNVWCNYFKWYDEEFCDGRDGIIAQQRMEISELEISVRAMKKTNQFLLRLVIVVVVIFVVMLPIMFKIQCL; encoded by the coding sequence ATGTCTCATCACCATTCGTCTTCCTCCTCTTGCTGTAACAGTTGGGGGCAACCAAGTTACGGTGGGTCTTATATTCGTGGTTCCAAGGGTATGGGTTTAATCCCCATTTGCAAATGTGGAGAAGTTGCAATGCTTCGAGTGGCAAGAACTTTGAAGAATAATGGCAGACAATTTTGGGGTTGTTCTAAGTTCAAGAGTGCTACTTGTAGTGATAATGTGTGGTGTAACTACTTCAAGTGGTATGATGAAGAATTTTGTGATGGAAGAGATGGTATTATAGCCCAGCAAAGGATGGAGATTTCTGAACTGGAGATTTCTGTGAGGGCTATGAAGAAAACGAATCAATTTTTGTTACGAttagttattgttgttgttgtaatcTTTGTAGTCATGCTGCCAATAATGTTTAAGATTCAATGTCTGTAG
- the LOC114175308 gene encoding potassium transporter 6-like codes for MDLERGILQNSSKGKESWKTVLTLAYQSLGVVYGEISTSPLYVYRNTFAEDIGHSETNEEIYGVLSLVFWTLTLVPLVKYVFIVLRADDNGEGGTFALYSLLCRHAKVGLLPNCQLADEELSEYKNHSCGVAAERSLASSLKTLLERHKVLQRILLVLALLGTCMVIGVGVLKPAISVFSAVSGLELSMSKEHHRYVEVPGACIILIGLFALQRYGTNRVGFLFAPIVCVWLFCISAIGLYNIFYWNPHVYKALSPYYVFQFLKKTRRGGWMALGGILLCITGSEAMFAGLGHFSQLSIKIAFTSLVYPSLVLAYMGQAAYFSRHHDVEQEYHFGFYVSVPEKLRWPVLVIAILAAVVGSQSIITGTFSIIRQCSALSCFPRVKVVHTSSKIHGQVYIPEINWLLMLLCLAVTIGFRDTKLMGNASGLAVVSVMLVTSCLMSLVIVICWHKNVVLAVGFVLFFGSIEALFFSASVMKFFEGAWVPVALAFVFLSVMCVWHYGTLKKYEFDVQNKVSISWLLSLGPSLGFARVRGIGLVHTELVSGIPAIFSHFVTNLPAFHQVLVFLCIKHVPVPHVKPEERFLVGRVGPRDFRIYRCIVRYGYHDVHKDDNEFEKDLVCSIAKFIQAGSGGCNSSNDDPEKCGGNMTVVGSCSTSHPVDAELGESSESERVMKAKKRVRFIVPESPKIDTGAMEELKELMEAREVGVAYILGQSYMRVKPGSSMLKKLVINFGYEFLRKNSREPSSVLSAPHASSLEVGMMYHV; via the exons ATGGATCTGGAACGTGGGATTCTTCAAAACTCTTCTAAG gGGAAAGAATCATGGAAAACTGTTCTGACTCTGGCATATCAGAGTCTTGGAGTTGTGTATGGGGAGATAAGCACTTCACCGCTCTACGTGTACAGGAACACCTTTGCTGAAGATATTGGTCACTCTGAGACCAATGAAGAGATTTATGGTGTTTTGTCTTTGGTGTTCTGGACTCTTACATTGGTGCCTTTGGTGAAGTATGTGTTCATAGTGCTGAGAGCTGATGACAATGGTGAAGGTGGCACGTTTGCACTGTACTCTTTGCTGTGTCGCCATGCCAAAGTTGGATTGTTGCCTAATTGCCAATTGGCAGATGAGGAGCTCTCGGAGTACAAGAACCATAGCTGTGGTGTGGCAGCAGAGAGAAGCCTCGCCTCCAGCCTCAAGACCTTGTTGGAGAGGCACAAGGTCTTGCAGAGGATTTTGCTTGTGCTGGCTTTGTTAGGGACTTGCATGGTGATTGGTGTTGGAGTCCTTAAACCTGCTATTTCTG TTTTCTCGGCTGTGTCTGGACTAGAGCTTTCAATGTCCAAGGAGCATCACAGAT ATGTGGAAGTTCCAGGTGCATGCATCATATTAATTGGCTTGTTTGCCCTTCAACGTTATGGCACAAACAGGGTTGGGTTTTTGTTTGCTCCCATAGTATGTGTGTGGCTCTTCTGCATCAGTGCCATTGGTCTATACAATATCTTTTACTGGAACCCTCATGTGTACAAAGCACTGTCTCCATATTatgttttccaatttttaaagAAGACTAGAAGAGGAGGATGGATGGCCCTTGGTGGAATTTTGCTCTGCATAACAG GATCAGAAGCCATGTTTGCTGGTCTCGGGCATTTTTCTCAGCTATCAATCAAG ATTGCTTTCACCTCTCTGGTTTATCCATCTCTAGTTCTCGCTTATATGGGGCAAGCTGCTTATTTTTCTAGACATCATGATGTTGAGCAAGAGTATCACTTTGGCTTTTACGTATCTGTACCAG AGAAGTTGAGATGGCCTGTTCTGGTGATAGCCATTCTCGCTGCAGTTGTGGGAAGCCAATCCATCATCACCGGAACATTCTCAATCATCAGGCAATGCTCTGCATTGAGTTGCTTCCCTAGAGTGAAAGTGGTTCACACTTCATCAAAAATCCATGGACAAGTTTATATCCCTGAGATCAATTGGTTGTTGATGCTCTTGTGTTTGGCTGTAACTATTGGCTTCAGAGACACAAAGCTTATGGGTAATGCATCAG GTTTGGCAGTTGTCTCAGTGATGCTAGTGACCTCTTGTTTGATGTCACTGGTTATTGTAATCTGCTGGCACAAGAATGTTGTGCTTGCAGTTGGGTTTGTTCTCTTTTTTGGGTCAATTGAGGCCCTCTTCTTCTCAGCTTCTGTGATGAAGTTCTTTGAAGGAGCATGGGTGCCAGTTGCTTTGGCATTTGTGTTTCTCTCAGTGATGTGTGTGTGGCATTACGGCACTTTGAAAAAGTATGAATTTGATGTTCAAAACAAGGTTTCAATCAGCTGGTTACTCAGCCTTGGCCCTAGCTTAGGGTTCGCAAGAGTACGTGGGATTGGGCTTGTGCACACAGAGCTAGTATCTGGAATTCCTGCTATTTTCTCCCACTTTGTGACCAACCTACCAGCATTCCACCAAGTCCTTGTTTTCCTATGCATCAAGCATGTGCCAGTTCCACATGTTAAACCCGAGGAAAGGTTTCTAGTTGGTCGTGTAGGTCCCAGAGATTTCAGAATCTACAGGTGCATAGTGAGATATGGATACCATGATGTCCACAAAGATGATAACGAGTTTGAGAAAGACCTTGTGTGCAGCATAGCAAAGTTCATACAAGCAGGAAGTGGTGGATGCAACTCTTCAAATGATGATCCTGAAAAGTGTGGTGGAAACATGACGGTTGTTGGAAGCTGTTCTACTAGCCACCCCGTTGATGCGGAGTTGGGTGAGAGCTCAGAATCAGAGAGGGTGATGAAAGCAAAGAAAAGGGTGAGGTTCATTGTGCCTGAGAGTCCAAAGATCGACACTGGTGCAATGGAGGAGTTGAAAGAGCTTATGGAAGCAAGGGAAGTTGGAGTGGCCTACATTTTAGGACAGTCCTACATGAGGGTTAAACCAGGGTCCAGCATGCTGAAGAAGTTGGTTATAAATTTTGGATATGAATTCTTGAGGAAAAATAGCAGGGAACCTTCCTCTGTACTTAGTGCTCCTCATGCATCATCTTTGGAGGTTGGGATGATGTATCATGTTTAA